The proteins below come from a single Ptychodera flava strain L36383 chromosome 6, AS_Pfla_20210202, whole genome shotgun sequence genomic window:
- the LOC139134778 gene encoding uncharacterized protein has translation MADQERDGVTTHDRSSIENQRVDSLVPICDIDGCSGSISSTNNQLEESCCSECGVNAAISVNVKPRKLHGTVRSKKQKIKDCLSWVWISTVFLLMVYNIAHRLVLHYGKKQRALYLMSYGLYTLALVVALFLRMLSLPRLGKVRALTETYILERLQYADFKRPLRQTFVYFLFPSLCTLTRITYNIYDYGQEPSSPCESKPKAEVKDILGPMGGILAYFTFGSFCYVVYFIRKALEKESCVLTSFVAGNTDNIELCFRKSFAFFRNFSALQSIACRWMVFQVTLAVFKVVLQVYWNYSIEEEDRLKTEALLVAAVVWFEITMFLLLPLTAVGGFHIEYIWRRLSSFAKIASTVNKSPFWERFSDFVSEIKPSKMAGKMAFIMAVLTGILAVNLGFQYVTVWADGVSTCDNSTSSPTIESNNGTDLLRWNLSTDVTDMPAETVPGLITTTLVTTMKILSNITEDMNTTIPTGT, from the exons ATGGCCGACCAGGAAAGGGATGGAGTCACGACGCATGACCGATCCTCGATTGAGAATCAGCGAGTAGATTCACTGGTGCCCATTTGCGATATTGATGGTTGTTCTGGTAGTATTTCATCAACCAACAACCAGTTAGAAGAATCATGCTGCAGTGAATGTGGTGTCAACGCCGCAATTTCAGTGAACGTCAAGCCGAGAAAATTACACG GAACTGTGAGGAgcaaaaaacagaaaataaaagatTGTTTGTCATGGGTTTGGATTTCAACTGTTTTTCTATTGATGGTTTACAACATTGCACACCGGCTTGTTTTACACTATGGCAAGAAACAACGTGCGCTGTATTTGATGTCCTACGGCCTTTACACCCTGGCACTTGTTGTAGCTCTCTTCCTCCGTATGCTTTCACTTCCTCGCCTCGGAAAGGTTAGAGCTCTGACCGAAACATACATTCTTGAACGTCTGCAGTACGCTGATTTCAAACGCCCCTTACGGCAAACTTTCGTTTACTTCCTCTTTCCGTCTCTCTGTACTCTGACCAGAATTACCTACAACATCTATGACTACGGGCAGGAGCCAAGCTCGCCATGTGAGAGCAAACCCAAAGCTGAAGTGAAAGACATTCTTGGACCGATGGGAGGTATCTTGGCATATTTTACATTCGGTTCTTTTTGTTACGTCGTATACTTCATCCGGAAAGCCTTAGAAAAAGAAAGTTGTGTGCTGACATCGTTTGTTGCCGGCAACACCGATAACATCGAGCTGTGTTTTCGCAAAAGCTTCGCTTTCTTCCGCAACTTCTCGGCTCTCCAGTCAATCGCGTGTCGCTGGATGGTTTTCCAGGTGACTCTTGCCGTCTTCAAAGTCGTCCTCCAGGTTTACTGGAACTACAGTATCGAAGAGGAAGATCGATTGAAGACAGAAGCGCTGCTCGTTGCCGCTGTCGTTTGGTTTGAAATTACCATGTTTCTGCTTCTGCCTCTGACTGCAGTCGGTGGTTTCCACATCGAATACATCTGGCGAAGGCTTAGCTCGTTTGCCAAAATCGCCAGCACGGTTAACAAGTCACCTTTCTGGGAGAGATTTTCTGACTTTGTATCGGAAATCAAGCCAAGCAAAATGGCGGGGAAAATGGCGTTCATAATGGCAGTGCTGACCGGTATCTTGGCCGTAAACCTTGGTTTTCAGTACGTAACCGTTTGGGCTGACGGAGTATCGACGTGCGACAATTCGACCAGTTCTCCAACTATTGAAAGTAATAACGGAACCGACCTATTGAGATGGAATCTTTCAACGGACGTGACCGATATGCCAGCCGAGACTGTACCTGGCTTGATAACAACCACACTGGTGACAACAATGAAAATTCTATCAAATATAACAGAAGATATGAATACAACAATACCTACAGGGACGTAA